In a single window of the Micromonospora inositola genome:
- the qcrA gene encoding cytochrome bc1 complex Rieske iron-sulfur subunit, which yields MSTHTEHQAPQGRERLDVNDPRLSRFDIVEEGARRDDIEIVHYEPQVIPGTKAERRLTRLVAGMFLLTGLAATAFLVIYIWWPWRYEAGRGGDKYFTPLLGLTLGVALLGIGFGILTWGKKLLPKEVSIQDRHDQPGSPEERKITGETMLYMADEMGIRRRPLLGISLLAGLAPVGAVVAAPLVGGLISQPHKNNQMFTTGFAPAEGGKKIRLVTQDGRPIRPADISAGGQITAFPGIEHGVSNKHADSPTLLIHMREDDAQKSRAANARPDVGHGDYMWGNYAAFSKICTHAGCPASLYEQQTNRLLCPCHQSQFLITDNARPIFGPASRRLPQLPIEVDEEGFFVAKSDYTETIGPDFWERP from the coding sequence ATGAGCACCCACACCGAGCACCAGGCCCCGCAGGGCCGGGAGCGGCTCGACGTGAACGACCCCCGGCTCTCCCGGTTCGACATCGTCGAGGAGGGCGCCCGGCGGGACGACATCGAGATCGTCCACTACGAGCCGCAGGTCATCCCCGGCACCAAGGCCGAGCGCCGGCTGACCCGGCTGGTCGCCGGGATGTTCCTGCTGACCGGCCTGGCCGCGACCGCCTTCCTGGTCATCTACATCTGGTGGCCGTGGAGGTACGAGGCCGGCCGCGGCGGCGACAAGTACTTCACCCCGCTGCTCGGCCTCACCCTGGGCGTCGCGCTCCTCGGCATCGGTTTCGGCATCCTCACCTGGGGCAAGAAGCTGCTGCCCAAGGAGGTCTCGATCCAGGACCGCCACGACCAGCCCGGCTCGCCGGAGGAGCGCAAGATCACCGGCGAGACCATGCTCTACATGGCCGACGAGATGGGTATCCGGCGCCGGCCGCTGCTCGGCATCTCGCTGCTGGCCGGCCTCGCGCCGGTCGGTGCGGTCGTCGCGGCCCCGCTGGTCGGTGGCCTGATCTCCCAGCCGCACAAGAACAACCAGATGTTCACCACCGGCTTCGCGCCGGCCGAGGGCGGCAAGAAGATCCGGCTGGTCACCCAGGACGGCCGGCCGATCCGCCCGGCGGACATCAGCGCGGGCGGCCAGATCACTGCCTTCCCCGGCATTGAGCACGGCGTGAGCAACAAGCATGCCGACTCGCCGACGCTGCTGATCCACATGCGCGAGGACGACGCGCAGAAGTCGCGCGCGGCCAACGCCCGGCCGGATGTCGGCCACGGCGACTACATGTGGGGCAACTACGCGGCGTTCTCCAAGATCTGCACGCACGCCGGCTGCCCGGCCAGTCTCTACGAGCAGCAGACCAACCGGCTGCTCTGCCCCTGTCACCAGTCGCAGTTCCTCATCACCGACAACGCCCGGCCGATCTTCGGCCCGGCCAGCCGGCGGCTGCCGCAGCTGCCGATCGAGGTGGACGAGGAGGGCTTCTTCGTGGCGAAGTCCGACTACACCGAAACCATCGGTCCCGACTTCTGGGAGCGGCCATGA